In Anomalospiza imberbis isolate Cuckoo-Finch-1a 21T00152 chromosome 10, ASM3175350v1, whole genome shotgun sequence, the DNA window TCTTCCCGCCACATCTTGGAGGCGTCTACATTGGCTCCACTTTCATCATTTGGCTCTGAAACAAGAAAGACAAAGGTAGGTTGGCAATGGAGCTTCTTGCTTCTTCAAGAATGCCACTTCCCCAAGGCTTTGAAACACTTCTCTTTAGACTTCAGAAACTCCACTACAGCAAATCCAATGACAGCTCCTGGATTCCCAAAAGGCTCTGATTTAACTGACCACAAGATAAAGGATATCACAAGAAATTCAAGTTTAGGCAAGAAACAAGTAGCACAGGAGCAGGACTTCCTTTTGTTTGTGCTTTCAGCAATGGAGCCCCACCATGCACATGCCACAATGTGGCAACCCTTGTACTGTCACAGCCTTTTAAAACCGTGTGTTTCTCCCTGCAGaacattttttctcttgttctccAGCTTCCCAGACACAAAACCCCTCTAAGCAGGCCACCCAAACAGGCTGTCACTTGTTGGGATGGTTTGTTCTattaaaaaccaacaaaacaatcCAAGGAAACCCATGGAATATGCTTTCACTTCTGCAACATCTTTCATTGGATGATTTCAGAATGCTTTACAAAGCACATGGAGTACTGAAGTCCCAGGGGCTCCTGTTTTTTATGGAGGTAAGCTGAAACCCAGGATTTACAAGGTCTGTGGGCAGCATACAGCAGGATACTGTCCTGGGGTTCCAGAAGGCACTAACATACTCTGCTCACCTCCTTGACACACCAGTCCACACGCACCCCAGCCCAGTTCATGGCAGTATCTTGGGCTCCCATCCTTCTCCAGGTGATCCTGATGGTCCACCTTAAACACCAGCAGGTGTGCAGGTCACCCAGTCTGGTAAACTTGGGTTTACATtacctgcagagccagggctgagAGTTTTCCAGTACCCTGAAAGAAGCTGACCACTGGTGTTTTAGCCTAATTTCTCCAAAAGCACAGGCAGAGAAGGCGACCAGGTGACTCCCACACTTCCCAGTCCAGGTGAGGCTGCACCACAAACCAAGCTCTTGGAAGCCATGGGAATCCCACAGGTACTATTTGTCTGCACAGCTTCCCAACTGCAGGCTACTGTTCCAAAGCCAAAACAGTCCCATGCAGGAATCTGTTGCTTGCTCTTTGGTCAACTTTGCAGCTTCTAAACCCATCTATCCTTCAAAACCAGTTCTAAGGGACATGGCTCTGCCCTCTTCAGGCAGTTCAGTGGCTCTGTCCACTGTGTGGGAAATGATCCATCTTTGAGAGAGCTGTACAGGACAGAGCTGATCCACAGCCCTTGTTAGATTTATGAAAAACCATTTGAAAAGCTCCACAAAGAGTTTTTCATCCCAGGTCTCTTCTCAAGAAGCCTTCCTCTGAACCAGAGATGGCAGAGTGGGGCACATTTCCAGGCTAGGAATAACAAAGAGAAACAGAGTGTGCTGGCTTCTGCACCAGAGGCCGTGGACTCCAGTTTACTGTACTGGTTAGGTCTGATAACCCTTCAGCTGCCAAAGCCAAATCCAACACAGGCTGTAATCCACAGCTTTAAAACATTAAGAACAGCATAGCAAATACCGAGAGGGTTTTGTCCAGCTGAGCCTCTGGGACCACCTGACCCATCCCTACTGTCTCAGGTGCTACCAACCTGGAAGGAAAGCCTTGCAGTGATCCCCAAACAGGAAGACCTGCTACTAATTCATTTTTTCCAACCCTTCTCGGAGCACTGGTTcactaataaataaataaatcccagGGCTTTAAGACCGGTGGTTGCTGCTGAGCAGCTTTCCACGTGCTTTGCTCAGTgaacaaagcaaaaatcaagaggcagctccagctgcctcaGGAAGGGCTGACAGGACAGCAGTGCTCACCTGCCAGCATGCTAACGACCGACAAGAGGATCTTCTCCACGCTCTGCACGGGACTCCACCGCTCCGCGCTGCTCTCATACCCCATGGGATCATCCCCAGGAGCGTGAAGGATAGAGATGCAGACTCTCCCATCTGGGTAAACTGCACAAAAAGTACACAGGATTGGTTGTTACTCAGTGGAAATGCTCAGCATCTCCACTGAGATGCTCTCTATCTCTTGAGCATAGATCAGCCTTGAGACTTAACTATGATTAAAACTAAATCCAGGTTTAAATTTCCTCTTTAGGCAAGAGGATACAAAATATGAAAGATAAAACCTAGGACAAATCTTCTTTAAGCAAATCTAACCAACTCCTTCCCCCACAGGAACCTGCTGGGAGGACTTGTGTCATTTAATAATCAGTGATGGGCTCCATGGAAAAAATGAATGATGCAGCCTGGTGGAATAAGGCAAGAATTtatgcacagacacagctccaAGCAGGTAACCAGTCCCATGTAAATGGAAATGAATGCACTGAATGCACATTGGAGTCCTCCACTGGACTGTGACCATGAAAAGGATTACACAAAGGAGGGAAAAcgttatatatattataaacatgagggaaaaaaaagggttaTGTTAAATATATTATGAATGGTAGAACTGATCTTTTTTTGACTATTACTGAGGTGCAACCAGAAGAATTCccactacttttttttttttttttttttgcttaaagcTCAGCTGCATTACAGCACCTGGAAACAAGGAAACCTATGAATTAAGGATCCAGGTGCTTCCCCTCCCACCTTTAGCATAAGCAACTTGTCTGCAACAGTACAAGTTGTCTTCGCAGACACTGGACTCTACTGACCTCGTAATGAAACCAAACAAAGGTTGAAGAGGCAcctcaaaagaaaacactgctCTTCCAACATGGCCTAGTTCTCCTGCATGGCAGGCTCCTGAGGAATGACAACTTTAGCACAGTAATTTCAGGGCTTCTATTCCTCAGGTGACCAAGCTGGTGCCATTGCCAGGAAAGCAAGACAAAACAAAGCGGGAATGActgctggaagcagctgtgCTCATTTCCAGCTCCTTCCATTCACCCAGCTATGTCTGCCCAAGCACATAAGCACTGTGGAGGACTTTTATTTACAGtccttcctgcagccccaggctggggacTGGAGTTGGTCTAACTGTAGCTGGAAGAGGTGAAAACAGCAGGTGCTGAATCAGCACTTCTTGCAAGTCAGGAACCCACGGGTAGAAGGGATTTCACTGCTGAGGATGTCTCCTGTTCCTGGGCAGTGCCTCATTTAAAACAGCtggaacacagcagcacagtcaGGACATCAAAGGCTGCTTGCAGGAAGATGTATGGATCTTCTCTCCCTCTGTTCAGGTGAGACCTGcccctgtccagctgtgggGCCCCCAGTCtaaggacatggagctgttggAACGAGTCCAAAGGAGGCCACAGAGAGATGCTCCGGAAACAGGCTGGGAGCGCTCAGCCCAGAAAAgagaaagctccagggagactTCAGATCCCCTTCCAGTGCCCAAAGGgactccaagagagctggagagggacttgggacaaggggcaatggctgcacactgccagagggcaggggtggatgggatattgggaaggaattgttccctgacAGGGTGGTGGGAAactggcacaggatgcccagagcagctgtggctgcccctggatccctggaagtgtccaaggccaggctggacagggcttggaggaacctgggtagtagaaggtgtccctgcccagggcagggggtaGAACAAGATGGGTTTTAATGTCCCTTCTAACAATCCTTCCCAAATCACCTATGATCCTGTGATCTCCCCACACTGATGCTCAGTCACCACTTAGTTGCTTTTGCCAGAGTATCCATGGTCATTGCAATGTAAGAGAAGACAGTTCTGTGGTATCTCAATTCCCCCTTCACATAAGATAAACTGCAAAGATGAGGGGACACACCAGACTTTCTAAACATTTTCCTTGCGATTTCTCACAGGGggagaaataaacagaaaaagcacagcccagccaccCCTTTCTGCAGCCTTTCTGGGTAGAAGCAGCCCACCACAACCCCAGCTGAGAAGAAAGATTCAAGTGTCTACTTCAGCTGATCTCAGCTTCAGATTAAGAAGACTCTGAGACACAGGGCTTTAAAGAGCTGAGCTGACCATCCAGTGTGTTCCAATTATGCCACGGAAGAAACACCCATGTGCAAAGCCACTCTTTAACACAGGAGTCAGGCAATTGGTGCTTCTCCACACCCCACTcctcctggcagtgctgcacaCAACACAGCTGCGAGCACTGAACCTCAAGGCAAggccacagctggagctgcagggacaagGATTTGCTCAGGGAGACCAGTCCTGGCAAGAAGTTTGGGTAAATGAGTCCAGCTGGAGCAAGGTGCTGAGATGGCTACACTGCTCCCAAGTGCCAAAGTGTCCTGTTGTGGACATCAGAGCTCCAGAGGTAATACCACACTGCCTTGGGCATGTCCATACAGTTCTATGCTGTGACATGTGACATGCAGGTGTGTCCTCCACAGCAGAACAAAGATGTGGATTAAATGGGCAAGAACCTGCACAGGTGGTGCTTCCCAAAGGGAATAACAGAGAAACTTCAAGAAGTTGCAAAATTCCTTGTATTTGGGTGAAATAAATTGATTCACAGCTGAGATTATGACCTGTGTTTTCCAAGTGCAAGAATGCCAGCTGAAGAGGAAGCACTAGGCAGGAGCACAGCATTTGCCTTTTCCTTAAATCGTTCCTTAAATTTAGATTTCCTTAAATCTAAAGGAatctttagtttaaaaaaaaaaaaacaacctcttAAGGTTTTTTTCATGTCCAGGGCTCAAAATTGTTAGCTGTACTTCTTGTCACTGCACTTACTCCCACTGAAGAGTCTTCAGATAATATTGTCACTATCACACATTcactaaggttggaaaagatctctaacTCAGTCAATATCACAGAGCAAAGACCAGTAAAGTCTTAATATTAAATACCTGTAAATGTGTTGTCTGCTTGGACAGAGCACTCTGTATTTCAGAAAGATCTCCTCAGAAATGCTAAACCTGTGATTTTATGGGGTAAAAGCCATGCTGACTAATAAAGCTGCACCCATGAACAACTTTTCAGTCATTAAAACAACACCAAAATACCTAAATACAAGCCATAGAGCAAGACCGAGTTCATGGTGTGTTGGGACAATGCactcaggcacatggtgggattcttggggtgtcctgcatAGGGCCAGGGGTTGAACACCACGATCCTGACGGGTCCCTCcaaactcagcatattctatgtTTCTATGTCTGGAAAGAGCCTGCATTAAATCACTAAGTCTCACATCCTGTACAGAAGATTTAAAGGCATGGAATTGGCTGGAATCCTTGTTGGATGAGCAAAAGTTTTATGAGGAATAATGGGATAAAGATAAAAGGACCCTAAGACAGAGCAAAACTGCTGGGCAGCTGAATGCTCGTGCTGCCTGCTCAAGATTGGAAAGGGAGAGAACCACCCTTGGGAAGGATGCCAGATCTCCTGCTGCAAAAGTTTCTTTTTAAGTTGCACAAGCACCCCACCCCCCTGTGCATCCTGCTGCATCAGACTCACTGTTGGGATGGAACATCTCACACGTGAACCTCATCTTCGGAGGACTCAGCGGGTAATCGAGCGGGAAACTCAGGATAGCAGGGAAAACCCCATACTCAAAACAGGTGTCTTCAGGACCCCTAGAAACAGATAAAATGTTATCCACCAACGTTTTAAACAGCTCTTTCACCCAAATTCTTGTCTAATGAGACGTCTGAGAAATGGGTTACATCATCTTCTCCAGGAAACAAAGAGTTAAGGTGCTCTTACCCCACACCTCATAAACTTAAATCCAAATATGAGGCTTGGGAGGCAAGGGGGAAATCAAAGCTTGCACGCTAAATTACTAGGAAGGTCACAACACTGTTTAATTAGCAGGGTGTGCCTGGATATAATTGGAGTATCTGGCTCCAAGGCATGTTCCAGGATTTGAGTGTCTGCACGTCAAGCGAAAGCAGAGGCAGGTGTGGGACTCCTGTGCCTTTGAAGATACTGTTATGCTCTGCAAGACAGAGATGTCAAATGCTGGAgctcaaaattaatttataaatgcCACAGAGATCCCAACTGCCAGTATCTAGCACAACCACACCAACACTTATCACTGTCTGATGCAGAAAGCACAGCAAAggtttgtaaaaataaaaacacagctcAGAGACCATAATTGTCAGAAGAGATGCAGGACAACAATGTGTCTTTGCAGACTTCAGCTATTGAGTTTGCCCTCCCTCGAGTGCAGGTGGAGAACAAATGGCTTCATCAGGGTTCTTGTAGAAACATTTCCTTATTGTGTTCAGAATCTAGTTCAAAGTGCAAGCAAGTTGAGGACATAAAGACAGCTATTTTACCCTGCCTACATAAAACACTTGTGGAAAGTGAGCAAAAAACAAATGATTTGTGAGcaaaaaacaagaaataaatcaTTAGCCATGATTTATTCAAACTTGATGAACCATCTGGAAGTTGCAACACAAACATGATTTCCCTTGATTGGAAAGATGATGAAAAAAGCTTCAGCACCAAAAATTGTTGCCAAGGAAACCCCATGTATTTAGTAAAAGGCCACTCAAACAAAGGTTCCACTGTCTGGCAAATAAGGGTTAGGAATATATTCATGCCTCCCCCTCCCAGTCCACGTTCTCCATGCCAGAAAGAACATTAAAGTTGGAGAGCAGCAAATCCTAAAGCACTAGAAGACTTACTGTCTCAAACTTGGGGATTCAAAAGACTTGGCTGGTAGATAAACACAAGAACTATGTGATTTAAACATGAATATTGACACTGGCAGGTAAGCTAAGAGAAATGCACCAACATTCTGCAAGAACGAAAGCTGAACTGTCTCAACCACTTTGTTCCCTTTCTGGCCTTTTCCCTAAATTTAGTCAGGATTCAATTCACATCTGAGAGTAAActgaatgcatttttttcctgaccATTTTAATTCCAGCTGCATTTTAAAGGCTTATTGTTGAACTTCTGAGAATATGTACATACAGGCATTGAAAAGCTGGTGGGTGTCTATGTTCTGTTTTGAGAGCAAACCCACAGCCTTAAGGGCTCTTCTGTCAAATACACTCAACCCAACATACTCCATTTTAGGCCCTGTATTATGTGagcaaaatgcttttgttttagCCACTCAGCGCTGCCAGCATCAACttcaaagaaattattaaagTTAATCCAAGACAGCATTTGCAACTACAAAACACTCAGCATTTGAACTTGACAGCATCACTTTTAGCTCACAAAGGACATTGGCAGGGCCAGAGAGGTAAGAGCATGGCAGCTGCTGCAATcaccccctgctctgcagggatTCCAAAGCTGACAAAcgacaaagcatgaaaatgagAAGCTCTGACCTCCAGGAGCTGGCTGTTACTCATGCAAGGGGCAGAGAAGAGTGGTGGGTATCTTCCAAATAGGAGAGAGAAGTACCTTGAGGAGGACAGCTAATGAGAGTTGTTCAGTTTGGAGAAAGGGCTcctcaggggggaccttctcctacaactccctgacaacagggtgcagccaggtggggttcaggctctgctcccacagaacAAGAgacagaggaaacagcctcaagttgcaaccggggaggtttaggttggatatgaGAAAAAACTTCTTCTCTGAAAGGGTTGTTCAGccttggcacaggctgcccagagcagtggtggagt includes these proteins:
- the UBE2G2 gene encoding ubiquitin-conjugating enzyme E2 G2 isoform X2 codes for the protein MAGTALKRLMAEYKQLTLNPPEGIVAGPMNEENFFEWEALIMGPEDTCFEYGVFPAILSFPLDYPLSPPKMRFTCEMFHPNIYPDGRVCISILHAPGDDPMGYESSAERWSPVQSVEKILLSVVSMLAEPNDESGANVDASKMWREDREQFNKIAKQIVQKSLGL
- the UBE2G2 gene encoding ubiquitin-conjugating enzyme E2 G2 isoform X3, whose translation is MEQNTELTLNPPEGIVAGPMNEENFFEWEALIMGPEDTCFEYGVFPAILSFPLDYPLSPPKMRFTCEMFHPNIYPDGRVCISILHAPGDDPMGYESSAERWSPVQSVEKILLSVVSMLAEPNDESGANVDASKMWREDREQFNKIAKQIVQKSLGL
- the UBE2G2 gene encoding ubiquitin-conjugating enzyme E2 G2 isoform X1 is translated as MATQTPPEMLGLTSHLNLLCVSIFAELTLNPPEGIVAGPMNEENFFEWEALIMGPEDTCFEYGVFPAILSFPLDYPLSPPKMRFTCEMFHPNIYPDGRVCISILHAPGDDPMGYESSAERWSPVQSVEKILLSVVSMLAEPNDESGANVDASKMWREDREQFNKIAKQIVQKSLGL
- the UBE2G2 gene encoding ubiquitin-conjugating enzyme E2 G2 isoform X4, with amino-acid sequence MRFTCEMFHPNIYPDGRVCISILHAPGDDPMGYESSAERWSPVQSVEKILLSVVSMLAEPNDESGANVDASKMWREDREQFNKIAKQIVQKSLGL